In the Sediminibacter sp. Hel_I_10 genome, one interval contains:
- a CDS encoding helix-turn-helix domain-containing protein yields the protein METQKNGSCRKKQYQKVSFDLKFSIIDQIANGQISVNHAANKYNISRSSIDYWIKKLSNFENKSNTMSKNDQIKKLKERIEELEFVKDFQQDVIADFENITGEHLSKKYLPEALAKEIEKKRKSLSK from the coding sequence ATGGAAACACAAAAGAATGGCTCCTGCCGAAAAAAACAGTACCAGAAAGTAAGTTTCGACCTGAAATTTTCAATAATCGACCAAATTGCCAACGGACAGATCTCTGTCAATCACGCAGCAAACAAGTACAATATTTCTCGAAGCTCCATCGATTATTGGATCAAGAAATTGAGTAACTTCGAGAACAAATCCAATACCATGAGCAAGAACGACCAGATCAAAAAACTCAAGGAGCGCATCGAGGAACTTGAGTTCGTCAAGGACTTCCAGCAAGATGTGATAGCTGACTTTGAGAATATTACGGGAGAGCACCTCTCAAAAAAGTACTTGCCCGAAGCATTAGCAAAAGAGATAGAGAAAAAGAGAAAAAGCCTTTCAAAATAA
- a CDS encoding IS110 family transposase encodes MNKDIKYFGIDISALVFDVTDSDGNYYQFRNNGLGFEKFTKLLNNTSHCVMEATGYYHYQLAYHLLESGIKVSVENPLSVKRFIQMGLSKIKTDKSDSKLICSYAEQVDLKLWKGNSKNEIECLQITRALSVYTKQSTMLKNKLHGESVLGNPSKVVLTSLKRSLRQLQREIKLLEDKLLVLVKEVHQDLLTRLKTIPGIGPKTAITLVVLTGGFDRFTSAGELCSYAGLTPVIRQSGSSVKGRPRISKIGNQKLRNLLFMCSFNACQYNKACRDLYERIVAKGKSKKLALIAVCNKLLKQAFAIAKSGLIFDQEYKSKLVRN; translated from the coding sequence ATGAATAAAGATATTAAATATTTTGGTATTGACATTAGTGCGTTAGTATTCGATGTTACAGATTCTGATGGTAATTATTATCAGTTTAGAAACAATGGATTGGGCTTTGAGAAGTTTACAAAACTCTTAAATAACACTAGTCATTGTGTAATGGAAGCTACGGGTTATTATCATTATCAGTTAGCGTACCATTTATTAGAATCAGGTATAAAAGTATCTGTAGAGAATCCATTATCTGTTAAACGTTTTATTCAGATGGGCTTATCAAAAATTAAGACCGACAAGAGCGATTCAAAACTTATTTGTTCTTATGCAGAGCAGGTGGACTTAAAGCTTTGGAAAGGCAACTCTAAGAATGAAATAGAATGTCTTCAAATCACTAGAGCTCTTTCTGTTTATACAAAACAGAGCACTATGCTTAAAAACAAATTACATGGTGAGTCTGTATTGGGCAATCCTAGTAAGGTCGTGTTGACGTCTTTAAAACGTAGTTTAAGACAGCTCCAGAGAGAGATAAAACTATTAGAGGACAAGTTATTAGTTTTGGTAAAAGAGGTTCATCAAGATTTGTTAACGCGATTAAAAACCATACCTGGTATAGGTCCTAAAACAGCCATTACGCTAGTGGTTTTAACAGGTGGATTTGATCGTTTTACAAGTGCAGGTGAGTTATGCAGTTACGCAGGTTTAACGCCAGTGATACGGCAAAGTGGAAGCAGTGTAAAAGGGAGGCCACGAATAAGTAAAATAGGAAACCAGAAACTTAGAAATTTATTATTTATGTGCAGTTTTAACGCTTGTCAATACAATAAAGCTTGTCGTGATTTATATGAGCGAATCGTCGCTAAGGGAAAGAGCAAAAAACTTGCGCTAATAGCGGTATGCAATAAGCTGTTGAAACAAGCATTTGCTATAGCTAAATCAGGTTTGATATTTGATCAAGAATATAAGAGTAAGCTAGTGAGAAATTAA
- the xerA gene encoding site-specific tyrosine recombinase/integron integrase — protein sequence MSKITLTRLHHNNSYCIAIGFAYHHHFISILKKMSIARWSNSKKTWYMNNTVSNIDLLLKTFKDIAQIDTNLLVNTLPISIKPPTVKRTRQLTTTQRTLLNTFYKYLKGKRYSDSTITTYTTYVADFLEFHSEKSIETLSNRDVELFIESVFMERNYSISTQRQFVSALKLFTVFEPATQIESLELVRPKKSRLLPSVLSQGEILRLLQRTTNLKHRAIIALIYSCGLRISELLHLKLEDLDIERRQVLIKNSKGRKDRYVGLAESFLPLLNNYIMSYRPTQLFAEGTNNGPYSPESIRSFLKRNCKLAGINKRVTPHTLRHSYATHLLENGVDIRYIQTLLGHSRPETTMIYTHVQRQDLMNISNPLDVAVQQYKAVAKPRPNVGLSRNFSV from the coding sequence ATGTCTAAGATCACACTAACGAGGCTACACCACAACAATTCATATTGTATTGCCATAGGTTTTGCATACCATCATCATTTTATTTCGATCTTGAAAAAGATGTCTATTGCCAGATGGAGCAATAGCAAAAAGACCTGGTACATGAACAACACGGTGAGCAATATTGATCTCCTACTCAAAACTTTTAAAGACATCGCTCAAATAGACACCAATTTATTGGTTAATACATTACCAATATCCATAAAACCTCCCACCGTTAAACGAACTCGCCAATTAACGACAACCCAACGCACTTTACTCAACACGTTTTACAAATACCTCAAAGGCAAGCGCTATAGTGACAGTACGATTACTACATATACCACTTATGTAGCCGATTTTCTAGAGTTTCATTCTGAAAAGTCAATTGAAACCTTAAGCAATCGTGATGTTGAACTTTTTATAGAGTCGGTTTTTATGGAGCGTAACTACAGCATAAGCACACAGCGTCAATTTGTAAGTGCCCTAAAATTATTCACGGTTTTTGAACCCGCTACACAAATTGAAAGTTTAGAATTGGTTAGGCCAAAAAAATCAAGATTGTTGCCTAGTGTTCTTTCGCAAGGTGAAATTTTAAGATTATTACAGCGCACTACAAATTTAAAGCATCGCGCGATTATAGCTTTAATCTACTCTTGCGGACTTAGGATTAGTGAACTGCTGCACTTAAAGCTAGAGGACTTAGACATTGAACGAAGACAGGTTCTTATCAAGAACAGTAAAGGCAGGAAGGATCGATATGTTGGCTTGGCCGAGAGTTTTCTTCCGCTTTTGAACAATTATATTATGAGTTACAGGCCTACTCAGCTTTTTGCAGAAGGTACCAACAATGGTCCTTATAGCCCTGAAAGCATCAGGTCTTTTTTAAAGCGCAACTGTAAATTAGCGGGAATCAACAAGCGGGTAACCCCGCACACCTTACGTCACAGCTATGCGACGCATTTATTGGAAAACGGGGTTGACATAAGATATATACAAACCCTATTGGGACACTCGCGACCAGAAACCACAATGATCTACACGCATGTTCAGCGTCAAGACTTGATGAACATAAGTAATCCGTTGGATGTTGCGGTACAGCAATATAAGGCTGTTGCTAAACCAAGACCAAATGTTGGTTTATCCCGTAATTTTAGCGTATAA
- a CDS encoding S24 family peptidase has protein sequence MTEKLKNIKERALFVAKSNGISYEDFCTIIGMSYGSFKGKAKERPLNSSAIENILTKFPNVDAQWLITGNGIMASEVIELNEPSSHYNVKGYKGTEIPLFRLNQDHTLEELLASPEKVLPETMLSIPSSSKCDAAVYLTTNTMYPMLKAGDIVTYKKISQWPSEIFWGETYLISVDISGSEQVVLHQVQISKNNAKSIKLVSYNPQYEDKEIDLDTVKAMAQVVFSIRF, from the coding sequence ATGACCGAAAAATTAAAAAATATTAAAGAGCGGGCTTTATTCGTAGCGAAGTCCAATGGCATATCTTACGAAGACTTTTGTACTATTATTGGGATGTCTTACGGTAGTTTTAAGGGTAAGGCTAAAGAGCGCCCCCTAAATTCTTCAGCAATAGAAAATATATTGACTAAATTCCCAAACGTAGACGCCCAATGGTTAATTACCGGAAATGGTATCATGGCATCAGAGGTTATAGAACTTAACGAACCGTCTTCACATTATAACGTTAAGGGCTATAAAGGGACTGAGATTCCATTGTTTCGGCTTAATCAAGACCATACTTTGGAAGAGCTTTTGGCTAGTCCTGAAAAGGTTTTGCCAGAAACCATGCTTTCCATACCCAGTAGCTCTAAGTGCGATGCAGCTGTGTATCTCACCACCAATACCATGTATCCTATGTTAAAAGCAGGAGATATTGTGACGTATAAAAAAATTAGTCAATGGCCTTCTGAAATTTTCTGGGGAGAAACCTACTTGATAAGTGTGGATATTTCAGGATCAGAGCAAGTTGTCCTGCATCAAGTTCAAATATCTAAAAACAATGCAAAGTCCATCAAATTAGTGTCTTATAATCCTCAATATGAAGATAAAGAAATCGATCTTGATACCGTCAAGGCCATGGCACAGGTGGTGTTTAGTATTCGATTTTGA
- a CDS encoding decarboxylase, which produces MNTKYIDLISQTFDFPQDEFTIKNKTLEFHDIDLMNLVETYGTPLKFTYIPQISSNIKRAKKWFADAIKNNKYKGKYNYCYCTKSSHFKHVLDEALTNDIHIETSSAFDIDIVEKLKADGKITDDTYVISNGFKRAQYVTNIARLINNGHKNAIPIIDNYEEIELLSEAIKGKFNIGIRIASEEEPKFEFYTSRLGIGYKNIVPFYKNQIQNNKKVKLKMLHFFINTGIRDNAYYWNELAKCLKVYTGLKKICPSLDSLNIGGGFPIKNSLAYEFDYAYMVDEIVHQIKTVCEQEEVAVPHIFTEFGSFTVGESGGAIYEILYQKQQNDREKWNMINSSFITTLPDTWAINKRFIMLPINRWYDSYERVLLGGLTCDSDDYYNSEQHMNAIYLPKYNKEKPLYIGFFNTGAYQETIGGFGGLQHCLIPSPKHILINKDEDGNITTELFSEQQKSEDLLKILGYHE; this is translated from the coding sequence ATGAACACAAAATACATAGATCTGATCAGTCAAACCTTTGACTTTCCTCAGGATGAATTCACAATAAAGAATAAGACCTTAGAGTTTCATGATATTGACCTCATGAACCTTGTCGAAACTTACGGGACACCTCTTAAGTTTACCTATATTCCGCAGATATCCAGCAATATCAAACGCGCCAAAAAATGGTTTGCAGATGCCATAAAGAATAATAAGTATAAGGGTAAATACAACTACTGTTATTGTACAAAGAGCTCACATTTTAAACACGTGTTGGATGAGGCGCTTACCAATGACATTCATATAGAAACCTCGTCTGCTTTTGATATTGATATTGTAGAAAAACTAAAGGCCGATGGTAAAATTACCGACGATACTTATGTGATTAGTAATGGCTTTAAGCGTGCGCAGTACGTTACCAATATAGCCAGACTTATCAATAATGGACATAAAAATGCCATTCCGATAATTGATAATTACGAGGAAATCGAATTGCTTTCAGAAGCTATCAAAGGAAAATTTAATATTGGGATCAGGATCGCTTCCGAAGAAGAACCGAAATTTGAGTTTTATACCTCGAGATTAGGAATTGGTTATAAGAATATCGTTCCTTTCTACAAAAATCAAATTCAGAATAATAAGAAAGTGAAACTGAAAATGCTCCACTTTTTTATCAATACTGGTATTAGGGATAATGCATATTACTGGAACGAGTTGGCGAAATGTCTTAAGGTATATACAGGCCTTAAGAAAATTTGTCCGTCACTAGACAGTCTTAATATTGGTGGTGGCTTTCCAATTAAAAACTCTTTGGCTTACGAGTTTGACTACGCTTATATGGTAGATGAAATCGTACACCAAATCAAGACGGTTTGTGAGCAAGAGGAAGTGGCTGTACCCCATATATTTACAGAATTTGGTAGTTTTACAGTCGGAGAGAGTGGCGGTGCCATTTATGAGATCCTATATCAAAAACAACAAAATGACCGTGAGAAGTGGAACATGATCAACTCATCGTTCATTACCACCTTACCAGATACCTGGGCCATTAACAAACGTTTTATCATGTTACCCATTAATAGATGGTATGATAGTTATGAGCGGGTACTTCTTGGCGGACTAACCTGCGATAGTGATGATTATTACAATAGTGAACAGCACATGAACGCTATTTATTTACCAAAATATAATAAGGAAAAACCTTTGTATATTGGGTTTTTCAACACTGGAGCTTATCAAGAAACCATTGGCGGTTTTGGCGGATTACAACATTGTTTGATACCGTCTCCAAAGCATATTTTAATTAATAAAGATGAGGATGGCAACATCACCACAGAATTATTTTCCGAACAACAAAAAAGTGAAGACTTACTCAAAATTTTAGGTTATCATGAATAG
- the speB gene encoding agmatinase: protein MNSKTYAGIEEQFSKLDTSKIVLIPVPYDGTSTWQKGADKGPAAFLAASENMEQYDIETKTEVYKQGVFLADPITENSSPERMVEAVHKITKKYIMRNKFVTAIGGEHSVSIGSIRAFNECFDNLTVLQIDAHADLRKSYQGSSCNHACALYEASQTTNLIQVGIRSMDVMETTVMDEEKTFFAHEMALDDVWMDAAVDQMTENVYITLDLDALDPSIMPSTGTPEPGGLLWYELLDFLRTVFEEKNVVGFDIMELCPNENDKSSDFLAAKLYYKMLTYKFMNDDAGDDFQSNFNDSKNGTNRISKFNDEEDNE, encoded by the coding sequence ATGAATAGTAAAACGTACGCAGGCATTGAGGAGCAATTTTCAAAATTAGACACCTCTAAAATTGTATTAATCCCCGTACCTTATGACGGTACAAGTACTTGGCAAAAGGGCGCAGATAAAGGCCCAGCTGCTTTTTTAGCAGCTTCTGAGAATATGGAGCAATACGATATTGAGACCAAAACCGAGGTGTATAAACAAGGCGTCTTTTTGGCAGATCCAATTACAGAGAACAGCTCACCAGAGCGTATGGTAGAAGCGGTGCATAAAATCACCAAAAAATACATCATGCGTAATAAATTTGTAACCGCAATTGGTGGAGAACATTCGGTATCTATAGGATCTATCAGAGCTTTTAATGAATGTTTTGATAACTTGACCGTATTGCAAATTGATGCCCATGCCGATTTAAGAAAGTCTTACCAAGGCAGTTCTTGCAATCATGCTTGTGCGCTTTATGAAGCGAGTCAAACTACCAACTTGATTCAAGTAGGGATTCGCAGCATGGATGTTATGGAAACGACCGTGATGGATGAGGAAAAAACCTTTTTTGCCCATGAAATGGCGTTAGATGATGTTTGGATGGATGCGGCAGTAGATCAAATGACAGAGAATGTGTATATCACTCTTGATTTAGATGCGCTAGATCCTTCTATTATGCCATCAACTGGAACACCAGAACCGGGCGGATTGTTATGGTATGAACTTTTAGATTTCTTACGTACGGTTTTTGAAGAGAAAAACGTCGTTGGTTTTGACATTATGGAGCTTTGCCCAAATGAAAATGATAAGTCATCAGATTTTCTTGCTGCAAAATTGTATTACAAGATGTTGACCTATAAGTTTATGAATGACGACGCGGGCGACGATTTCCAAAGTAATTTTAACGATTCTAAAAACGGTACCAACCGTATTTCAAAATTTAATGACGAAGAAGACAATGAGTAA
- a CDS encoding deoxyhypusine synthase family protein, giving the protein MSKGQISQFIEKYYLHFNAAALVDAAKGYEAQLEAGNKMLVSLAGAMSTAELGKIFAEMIRQDKVQIVSCTGANLEEDIMNLVAHSHYKRVPNYRDLTPKDEWDLLEKGLNRVTDTCIPEEEAFRRIQEHIVKIWKDAEAKGERYLPHEYMYKLLLSGVLEEHYEIDIKDSWMYAAAEKNLPIVCPGWEDSTMGNIFASYVLKGELKASTMKSGIEYMTFLADWYTDNSEKGIGFFQIGGGIAGDFPICVVPMLYQDMERTDTPFWSYFCQISDSTTSYGSYSGAVPNEKITWGKLDIDTPKFIIESDATIVAPLIFAYLLDM; this is encoded by the coding sequence ATGAGTAAAGGACAGATTTCACAATTTATAGAAAAATATTATTTACATTTTAATGCAGCGGCTTTGGTCGATGCAGCAAAGGGTTACGAAGCGCAGCTAGAAGCAGGCAACAAAATGTTGGTGTCTCTGGCAGGCGCCATGAGTACTGCAGAACTTGGTAAGATTTTTGCCGAAATGATCCGTCAAGATAAAGTACAGATCGTTTCTTGTACAGGTGCCAATCTAGAAGAAGATATCATGAACCTTGTGGCACACTCCCATTATAAGCGTGTCCCAAATTACCGGGATCTAACCCCAAAAGATGAATGGGATTTACTCGAAAAAGGACTAAATCGTGTCACAGATACCTGCATTCCAGAGGAAGAAGCATTTAGAAGAATACAAGAGCACATTGTCAAAATTTGGAAAGATGCAGAGGCTAAAGGAGAGCGTTATTTACCGCATGAATACATGTATAAATTGTTGCTTTCGGGTGTTTTAGAAGAGCATTATGAAATTGATATCAAAGATTCTTGGATGTATGCCGCTGCAGAAAAAAATCTGCCTATCGTTTGCCCAGGTTGGGAAGATAGCACCATGGGTAATATTTTTGCAAGTTATGTGCTTAAGGGCGAGTTAAAGGCAAGCACCATGAAATCTGGTATTGAATACATGACCTTTTTAGCAGACTGGTACACCGATAATTCAGAAAAGGGTATTGGCTTTTTTCAAATAGGAGGTGGTATTGCAGGAGATTTCCCAATTTGCGTGGTACCAATGCTCTATCAAGATATGGAGCGTACAGATACACCATTTTGGAGCTATTTCTGCCAAATCAGTGATTCTACAACCTCTTATGGGTCGTATTCGGGTGCTGTGCCTAATGAAAAAATTACTTGGGGCAAGTTAGATATCGATACGCCAAAATTTATTATTGAAAGTGATGCTACCATTGTAGCGCCGCTTATTTTTGCTTATCTGTTAGATATGTAA